From one Lysinibacillus sp. G4S2 genomic stretch:
- the rsmI gene encoding 16S rRNA (cytidine(1402)-2'-O)-methyltransferase gives MKSQKSTMHDHTGCLYLVATPIGNLEDMSVRALRILKEADIIAAEDTRNTKKLCNYFDIATPLISYHEHNLEVGGEKLLAFLREGKTVALVSDAGLPCISDPGADIVEKAIEEDFPVVPVPGPNAAISALIASGLTPQPFFFYGFLNRGKKERRQQLEQLKKRQETILFYEAPHRLKDTLKDMESIIGNRRIVLARELTKKFEEFLRGTLAEAVVWSQTEEIRGEFCIVLEGNENAEEENDEEAYWMTMSIVEHVDYMINHTGVTSKEAIKEVAKLRQVAKREIYNEYHS, from the coding sequence ATGAAATCTCAAAAAAGTACAATGCACGATCATACAGGTTGTTTATATTTAGTTGCAACACCTATTGGTAACCTAGAGGATATGAGTGTACGTGCGCTACGTATTTTAAAGGAAGCAGATATTATTGCTGCTGAGGATACACGTAATACCAAAAAGCTATGCAACTACTTTGATATAGCAACACCACTGATAAGCTATCATGAACATAATTTAGAGGTGGGAGGAGAAAAGCTATTAGCTTTCTTACGTGAAGGAAAAACAGTTGCATTAGTTAGTGATGCTGGTCTACCTTGTATTTCCGATCCTGGTGCAGATATAGTCGAAAAAGCAATCGAGGAAGACTTTCCAGTTGTGCCGGTGCCAGGTCCTAATGCTGCAATATCAGCATTAATCGCTTCCGGATTAACACCGCAGCCATTTTTCTTTTATGGATTTTTAAATCGAGGAAAAAAGGAACGTCGACAGCAATTAGAGCAACTAAAAAAACGTCAGGAAACCATTTTGTTTTATGAGGCTCCTCACCGTTTAAAGGATACCTTGAAAGATATGGAATCTATTATTGGTAATCGTCGAATCGTATTAGCTCGCGAATTAACTAAAAAATTCGAAGAGTTTTTACGTGGTACGTTGGCCGAAGCAGTGGTATGGTCACAAACAGAGGAAATTCGAGGGGAATTTTGTATTGTCCTTGAAGGAAACGAGAATGCTGAGGAAGAGAATGATGAAGAAGCCTATTGGATGACAATGTCTATTGTTGAACATGTCGATTATATGATTAATCATACAGGTGTTACATCAAAAGAAGCTATAAAAGAAGTAGCAAAACTACGTCAAGTAGCCAAGCGGGAAATCTATAACGAATACCATAGTTAA
- a CDS encoding GIY-YIG nuclease family protein, translating into MEKNNSHYFYVLECADQSYYAGYTNNVDRRVAVHNAGKGAKYTRARGPVKCIYVEEFDTKPEAMRAEYAFKQLTRTQKMKYIGRDKS; encoded by the coding sequence ATGGAAAAGAACAATAGCCATTATTTTTATGTGCTAGAATGTGCCGATCAATCTTATTACGCAGGCTATACAAATAATGTAGACAGACGTGTTGCTGTACATAATGCTGGTAAGGGAGCAAAATATACAAGAGCACGAGGACCAGTGAAATGTATTTATGTAGAGGAATTCGATACAAAACCAGAGGCAATGCGTGCAGAATATGCTTTTAAACAGTTAACACGAACGCAAAAAATGAAATATATAGGGAGGGATAAGTCATGA